One genomic segment of Natrononativus amylolyticus includes these proteins:
- a CDS encoding glycosyltransferase encodes MRIAFVSVDTIHHRSTETNERFQTVLELLRDHGHDVHLFCTRFWPGERRTLERDGIVYHGVAADRESPRSFYSRLPLAIRRLGPDVIHARAEPPGQVLAASTAGTLARAPLLVEWYGDGGVPDDRWHRLAASRSPTIVTPSRLVETWIRERGASDDQVAVIPTPIDLERIRATDPGEATDVVYARRLDEEANLESLLLALAELRQREWTATVVGDGPERERYEELTEDLRLADRVTFAGDVSRDERLSIYRSARVFVQTATHCVFPEELLWALASGCVGVVEYHAASSAHELVEGRERGFRTTSEEELTSAIVEAGRLEHRDYEPAFESFGRRPVSRRYLEAYRELQAASELL; translated from the coding sequence ATGCGAATCGCGTTCGTCTCCGTCGACACGATCCACCACCGGTCGACGGAGACGAACGAGCGGTTCCAGACGGTGCTCGAACTCCTCCGAGATCACGGCCACGACGTCCACCTGTTCTGTACCCGCTTCTGGCCCGGCGAGCGACGGACGCTCGAGCGAGACGGGATCGTCTATCACGGCGTCGCGGCCGACCGCGAGTCCCCACGGTCGTTTTACTCGCGGCTTCCGCTCGCGATCCGTCGGCTCGGTCCGGACGTGATCCACGCCCGCGCCGAACCCCCCGGCCAGGTCCTCGCGGCGAGTACGGCCGGCACGCTCGCACGCGCGCCGCTGCTCGTCGAGTGGTACGGCGACGGCGGCGTCCCCGACGACCGCTGGCACCGCCTCGCGGCCAGCCGGTCGCCGACGATCGTCACACCCTCGCGGCTCGTCGAGACCTGGATTCGCGAGCGGGGAGCGAGCGACGACCAGGTCGCGGTGATCCCGACGCCGATCGACCTCGAGCGGATCCGTGCTACCGACCCCGGCGAGGCGACCGACGTGGTCTACGCCAGACGCCTCGACGAGGAGGCGAACCTCGAGAGTCTGCTGCTGGCGCTCGCGGAACTGCGCCAGCGCGAGTGGACGGCGACGGTCGTCGGCGACGGACCCGAGCGCGAGCGCTACGAGGAGCTGACGGAGGACCTTCGGCTCGCCGACCGCGTGACGTTCGCCGGCGACGTCTCGCGGGACGAGCGTCTCTCGATCTACCGGAGCGCGCGGGTGTTCGTCCAGACGGCGACCCACTGCGTGTTTCCGGAGGAACTGCTCTGGGCGCTCGCGAGCGGCTGCGTCGGCGTCGTCGAGTACCACGCCGCCTCCAGCGCACACGAACTCGTCGAGGGCCGCGAGCGGGGGTTCCGGACGACCAGCGAGGAGGAGCTGACGAGCGCGATCGTCGAGGCCGGCCGGCTCGAACACCGCGACTACGAGCCGGCGTTCGAGTCGTTCGGCAGGCGCCCGGTGAGCCGGCGCTACCTCGAGGCCTACCGGGAGCTGCAGGCGGCGTCCGAACTGCTGTAG
- a CDS encoding S9 family peptidase, which produces MVTYDIERYLNIRSAYGASVGPDGQRLSFLMDTTGVPQIWTLEEPRRWPEQHTFYEERITFASWSPERPELIFGMDEGGNERAQLFRLETETGAVENLTAMPDAKHRWGGWSHDGERFAFASNRRDEAVFDVYVQERTETGEAAELVHEGDGWLTVGGFSPDDSRLLVSKAYSNADQDLYTLDLESGEFRHLTPHEGDVRHQSPSWAPDGDGLYLVTDRESDTLELAYLDLDSLEFERVAGGRWNVDGIALETDTGRFVYSRNVEGYTELTVGEFDATDPTSFETFPDPDLPGDVAGGVSFGPDGASFACTITGDRLNANVVVVETETGETTRWTSAPTAGIPSETFRRSELVHVESFGVDGRRPSARGTQSESHAGLEVPGFFTLPAEYEAGQTPVVVDIHGGPESQRRPSFSSVKQYFVGRGYAYFEPNVRGSSGYGAEYKSLDDVEKRMDSVADIAACVDWLAEHDAVDPDRIACMGGSYGGFMVLASLTEYPELWAAGVDIVGIANFVTFLENTGDWRRSLREAEYGSLAEDREFLESISPINNIDSLAAPLFVLHGENDPRVPVGEAEQIAEKAREQGVPVRTLIFDDEGHGFSKLENRIEAYSAIAAFLDEHV; this is translated from the coding sequence ATGGTGACGTACGACATCGAGCGCTATCTCAACATCCGCAGCGCGTACGGCGCGTCCGTCGGCCCCGACGGCCAGCGACTCTCGTTTCTGATGGATACGACCGGCGTCCCGCAGATCTGGACGCTCGAGGAACCGCGGCGCTGGCCCGAACAGCACACCTTTTACGAGGAGCGGATCACCTTCGCCTCGTGGTCGCCCGAGCGGCCGGAACTGATCTTCGGCATGGACGAGGGCGGCAACGAGCGCGCCCAGCTGTTCCGCCTCGAGACGGAGACGGGCGCCGTCGAGAACCTCACCGCGATGCCCGACGCAAAGCACCGCTGGGGCGGCTGGAGCCACGACGGCGAGCGGTTCGCGTTCGCCTCCAACCGCCGCGACGAGGCCGTCTTCGACGTCTACGTTCAGGAGCGGACGGAAACGGGCGAGGCGGCCGAACTCGTCCACGAGGGCGACGGCTGGCTGACCGTCGGCGGGTTCAGCCCGGACGACTCGCGGCTGCTCGTCTCGAAGGCGTACTCCAACGCCGACCAGGATCTCTACACGCTCGACCTCGAGAGCGGCGAGTTCCGCCACCTGACCCCTCACGAGGGTGACGTGCGCCACCAGAGCCCCTCCTGGGCGCCCGACGGCGACGGGCTCTACCTGGTCACCGACCGGGAGAGCGACACCCTCGAGCTCGCCTACCTCGACCTGGACAGCCTCGAGTTCGAGCGGGTCGCCGGCGGCCGGTGGAACGTCGACGGCATCGCACTCGAGACGGATACCGGCCGCTTCGTCTACTCGCGCAACGTGGAGGGGTACACGGAGCTCACCGTCGGCGAGTTCGACGCGACCGATCCGACCAGCTTCGAGACGTTTCCGGACCCCGATCTACCCGGCGACGTCGCCGGCGGCGTGAGCTTCGGTCCCGACGGGGCGTCGTTCGCGTGTACGATCACCGGCGACCGGCTGAACGCGAACGTGGTCGTCGTGGAAACCGAAACCGGCGAGACGACCCGCTGGACGAGCGCCCCGACGGCGGGGATTCCGTCGGAGACCTTTCGGCGGTCGGAACTGGTTCACGTCGAGAGCTTCGGCGTTGACGGGCGTCGCCCGTCCGCCCGTGGGACTCAGTCGGAGTCCCACGCTGGCCTCGAGGTGCCCGGCTTCTTCACCCTGCCCGCGGAGTACGAAGCCGGCCAGACCCCCGTCGTGGTCGACATCCACGGCGGCCCCGAGAGCCAGCGCCGCCCCTCCTTTTCCTCCGTCAAGCAGTACTTCGTGGGGCGCGGGTACGCCTACTTCGAACCGAACGTTCGCGGCTCGTCCGGCTACGGTGCCGAGTACAAGAGCCTGGACGACGTCGAAAAGCGGATGGACTCGGTGGCGGATATCGCCGCCTGCGTCGACTGGCTCGCCGAGCACGACGCCGTCGATCCCGACCGGATCGCCTGCATGGGCGGCTCCTACGGCGGCTTCATGGTGCTCGCCTCGCTCACCGAGTACCCCGAGCTGTGGGCGGCCGGCGTCGACATCGTCGGCATCGCCAACTTCGTCACGTTCCTCGAGAACACCGGCGACTGGCGGCGCTCGCTGCGGGAGGCCGAGTACGGCTCGCTCGCGGAAGATCGGGAGTTCCTCGAGTCGATCTCGCCGATCAACAACATCGACTCGCTCGCGGCGCCGCTGTTCGTCCTCCACGGCGAGAACGACCCGCGGGTGCCCGTCGGCGAGGCCGAACAGATCGCAGAGAAAGCCCGCGAGCAGGGCGTACCCGTTCGCACGCTGATCTTCGACGACGAGGGCCACGGCTTCTCGAAGCTCGAGAACCGCATCGAAGCCTACTCGGCGATCGCGGCGTTCCTCGACGAACACGTCTGA
- a CDS encoding lysylphosphatidylglycerol synthase transmembrane domain-containing protein, with amino-acid sequence MQYRRAAIGLTLALAVVGLLVYGVGWEQVLANVRQANAGWLAVALLAGLGILALRGLLVERLLVPIEGAATGVAFVAAFLSGYFARSALPWGRSTGTPITAYLLAANSDSEFEDNLAVVATAEVFGFLASVVVALVGLAAYTAIGETPADLLSSIALAGGAGVLVAGTVVAVAYQGWARTASFALARRWERVAARVPRLPGADGGATDRVSGFFDTLETVKAARRTLVTAFGVALVSWVVNALPLYFCLLALGVDAPIVLALALAPLASFGGVLPLPGGTGGIEVVLAGLLVTVAGLTGDLATATALLYRLTTYWPHLVVGGMGAVYLSLSGSRTVTV; translated from the coding sequence ATGCAGTATCGACGAGCGGCCATCGGTCTCACCCTCGCACTCGCGGTCGTCGGCCTGCTCGTCTACGGCGTCGGCTGGGAGCAGGTCCTCGCGAACGTCCGGCAGGCGAACGCCGGCTGGCTCGCGGTCGCGCTCCTCGCCGGCCTCGGAATTCTCGCGCTCCGGGGGCTGCTGGTCGAGCGACTGCTCGTGCCGATCGAGGGGGCGGCGACCGGCGTCGCGTTCGTCGCCGCGTTCCTCTCGGGGTACTTCGCGCGCAGCGCGCTGCCGTGGGGGCGCTCGACGGGAACGCCGATCACGGCCTACCTGCTCGCGGCCAACTCCGACTCGGAGTTCGAGGACAACCTGGCCGTCGTCGCGACCGCGGAGGTGTTCGGCTTTCTGGCGAGCGTCGTCGTCGCGCTGGTCGGCCTGGCGGCCTACACCGCGATCGGGGAGACGCCGGCGGATCTGCTCTCGAGTATCGCACTCGCGGGCGGCGCCGGCGTTCTCGTCGCCGGAACGGTCGTCGCGGTCGCCTACCAGGGGTGGGCGCGGACGGCCTCGTTCGCCCTCGCGCGGCGGTGGGAGCGGGTCGCCGCCAGGGTGCCGCGGCTGCCGGGGGCCGACGGCGGCGCGACGGATCGCGTCTCGGGGTTTTTCGACACGCTCGAGACCGTCAAAGCGGCCCGGCGAACGCTCGTGACCGCCTTCGGCGTCGCGCTCGTGAGCTGGGTCGTCAACGCGCTTCCGCTCTACTTCTGCCTGCTCGCGCTCGGGGTCGACGCCCCGATCGTGCTGGCGCTCGCGCTCGCGCCGCTGGCCTCCTTCGGCGGCGTCCTGCCGCTTCCCGGCGGGACGGGCGGCATCGAAGTCGTTCTCGCCGGACTGCTGGTCACGGTGGCCGGCCTCACCGGTGACCTCGCAACCGCGACCGCGCTGTTGTACCGGCTCACCACCTACTGGCCGCACCTCGTCGTCGGCGGCATGGGCGCGGTCTACCTGTCGCTGTCCGGCAGCCGGACCGTCACCGTGTAG
- a CDS encoding ABC transporter ATP-binding protein translates to MTAIQTTALTKRFGEDVLAVDDLRLTVATGEVFGFLGPNGAGKSTTINMLLDFVRPSSGSATVLGYDAQAEADSIRRRIGVLPEGASVYDRLTGREHLEWVVDTKGSDDDPDAILERVGLTSEEAARPAGGYSKGMTQRLGFGMALVGDPDLLILDEPSSGLDPTGMQEMREIIAEEADRGTTVFFSSHILGEVEAVCDRIGIMNGGRLVTTGTIDELRAGLDLGATITLEVDAVPDDLGLESVAGVRTVAIDGTRITATCADPTVKIAVTEHVSRRADVVDIVSEDASLEQLFNSYTGDERAAAEEPAAVEVQP, encoded by the coding sequence GTGACCGCTATTCAGACGACCGCCCTGACGAAACGCTTCGGCGAGGACGTCCTCGCCGTCGACGACCTCCGCCTCACGGTCGCGACCGGCGAGGTGTTCGGCTTTCTCGGGCCGAACGGCGCCGGCAAGTCGACGACGATCAACATGTTGCTCGACTTCGTTCGGCCCTCGAGCGGGAGCGCGACGGTGCTCGGCTACGACGCGCAGGCCGAAGCCGATTCGATCCGCCGGCGCATCGGCGTCCTCCCCGAAGGCGCGAGCGTCTACGACCGCCTCACCGGCCGCGAGCACCTCGAGTGGGTCGTCGACACCAAGGGAAGCGACGACGACCCCGACGCGATTCTCGAGCGCGTCGGCCTCACGAGCGAGGAGGCCGCCCGTCCCGCCGGCGGCTACTCGAAGGGGATGACCCAGCGCCTCGGTTTCGGGATGGCGCTGGTCGGCGACCCCGACCTGCTGATCCTCGACGAGCCCTCCTCCGGGCTCGACCCGACCGGGATGCAGGAGATGCGCGAGATCATCGCCGAGGAGGCCGACCGGGGGACGACGGTGTTCTTCTCGAGTCACATCCTGGGCGAGGTCGAGGCCGTCTGCGACCGCATCGGCATCATGAACGGCGGCCGACTCGTGACGACCGGCACCATCGACGAACTCAGAGCGGGCCTCGACCTCGGCGCGACGATTACCCTCGAGGTCGACGCCGTCCCCGACGACCTCGGGCTCGAGTCCGTGGCGGGCGTCCGGACTGTCGCGATCGACGGAACCAGAATCACCGCGACGTGTGCCGATCCGACGGTGAAGATAGCGGTGACCGAACACGTGTCTCGGCGGGCGGACGTCGTCGACATCGTCTCCGAGGACGCCTCGCTCGAGCAACTGTTCAACTCCTACACGGGCGACGAGCGAGCGGCCGCCGAGGAGCCGGCCGCCGTGGAGGTCCAGCCGTGA
- a CDS encoding ABC transporter permease, with protein MSTLAVARKDFLDVRRAKIVWFVGGIYALFMVLLFYFGQRNVSNPQVESQLGAMMGIGALIIPLIALVAAYLAIAGERESGSIKYLLSIPNNRRDVVLGKFLSRAAIVTAAILVAFALGVAMALAWYPSLEAELFARVAALTVLYALTYVAVAIGISAATGSRSRAMGGAIGFFFVTNVLTLLPVFENAISYVLADLLGMEVTAEGMSFVQAVVSPTIAYTYSMRLAFPDVGMPTDAWYLEGEVMLVILFAWVLVPVLAGLWRFQRVDLG; from the coding sequence GTGAGTACGCTCGCGGTCGCCCGCAAGGACTTCCTCGACGTCAGGCGGGCGAAGATCGTCTGGTTCGTCGGCGGGATCTACGCCCTGTTCATGGTCCTGCTGTTTTACTTCGGCCAGCGGAACGTCTCGAACCCGCAGGTCGAGAGCCAGCTCGGCGCGATGATGGGGATCGGCGCGCTCATCATCCCGCTCATCGCGCTCGTCGCCGCCTACCTGGCGATCGCCGGCGAGCGCGAGTCCGGCAGCATCAAGTACCTCCTCTCGATCCCGAACAACCGCCGGGACGTCGTCCTCGGGAAGTTCCTGAGCCGCGCGGCGATCGTCACGGCGGCGATCCTCGTGGCGTTCGCCCTCGGCGTCGCGATGGCGCTGGCGTGGTACCCCTCCCTCGAGGCCGAACTGTTCGCGAGAGTCGCCGCGCTGACGGTGCTCTACGCGCTGACGTACGTCGCCGTCGCGATCGGCATCTCCGCCGCCACCGGCTCGCGGTCGCGGGCGATGGGCGGGGCGATCGGCTTCTTCTTCGTCACCAACGTGTTGACGCTGCTGCCGGTGTTCGAGAACGCAATCAGCTACGTCCTCGCCGACCTCCTCGGGATGGAGGTCACCGCGGAGGGGATGAGCTTCGTCCAGGCAGTAGTGAGCCCGACGATCGCCTACACCTACTCGATGCGCCTCGCGTTTCCCGACGTCGGAATGCCGACCGACGCCTGGTACCTCGAGGGCGAGGTCATGCTGGTGATCCTGTTCGCGTGGGTACTCGTCCCCGTTCTCGCCGGCCTCTGGCGGTTCCAGCGGGTCGATCTCGGCTGA
- a CDS encoding NAD(P)-dependent glycerol-1-phosphate dehydrogenase — MFEKSTWIRLPRNVLVGHGVLSRAVDAIDDLHLEGRPLFVTSPTPKELAADPIAADLEARGIDPVTVTVEEASFDAVEEVIDAAEGADVSYLVGVGGGKAIDIAKMASDHLGIGFLSVPTAASHDGIVSNRGSVPEGDTRHSVAAEPPLAVIADTEILAEAPWELTTAGCADIISNYTAVMDWRLAHRLKNVEYSEYAAALSEMTAEILVDNADLIRPGVEESAWIVTKALVSSGVAMSIASSSRPASGAEHLFSHQLDRLAPGAALHGHQVGVGSIMTAYLHGGDRGIWKDIRAALESIDAPTTATDLGIDDDTVIEALSTCHAIRDRYTILGDGMDERAAREVATRTGVIG, encoded by the coding sequence ATGTTCGAGAAGTCGACGTGGATCCGCCTGCCGCGGAACGTCCTCGTCGGGCACGGCGTGCTCTCACGGGCCGTCGACGCCATCGACGACCTCCATCTCGAGGGACGGCCGCTGTTCGTCACGAGCCCGACGCCGAAGGAACTCGCCGCGGACCCGATCGCCGCCGACCTCGAGGCGCGGGGGATCGACCCCGTCACCGTCACCGTCGAGGAGGCGAGCTTCGACGCCGTCGAGGAGGTGATCGACGCGGCGGAGGGAGCGGACGTCTCCTACCTCGTCGGGGTGGGCGGCGGGAAGGCCATCGACATCGCGAAGATGGCGAGTGACCACCTCGGGATCGGTTTTCTCTCCGTGCCGACGGCGGCGAGTCACGACGGCATCGTCAGCAACCGCGGCTCGGTGCCGGAGGGGGACACCCGACACAGCGTCGCCGCGGAGCCGCCGCTCGCGGTGATCGCCGACACCGAGATCCTCGCGGAGGCGCCCTGGGAGCTGACCACGGCGGGCTGTGCCGACATCATCTCGAACTACACCGCGGTGATGGACTGGCGGCTCGCCCACCGGCTCAAGAACGTCGAGTACTCCGAGTACGCCGCGGCGCTCTCGGAGATGACCGCCGAAATTCTCGTCGACAACGCCGACCTGATCCGCCCCGGCGTCGAGGAGTCCGCCTGGATCGTCACCAAGGCGCTCGTCTCCTCTGGCGTCGCGATGTCGATCGCGAGCTCCTCGCGGCCGGCCAGCGGCGCCGAACACCTCTTTTCCCACCAGTTAGACCGGCTCGCACCCGGCGCGGCCCTCCACGGCCACCAGGTCGGCGTCGGCTCAATTATGACCGCCTACCTCCACGGCGGCGACCGCGGAATCTGGAAAGACATTCGCGCCGCCCTCGAGAGCATCGACGCGCCGACGACTGCCACCGATCTCGGCATCGACGACGACACCGTGATCGAGGCGCTTTCGACCTGCCACGCGATCCGGGACCGGTACACGATCCTCGGCGACGGGATGGACGAGCGGGCGGCTCGAGAGGTCGCGACGCGAACGGGCGTCATCGGCTGA